In the Sus scrofa isolate TJ Tabasco breed Duroc chromosome 6, Sscrofa11.1, whole genome shotgun sequence genome, one interval contains:
- the TSEN34 gene encoding tRNA-splicing endonuclease subunit Sen34 isoform X2 gives MNLSKRAWSALGRMLVVEVANGRSLVWGAEAVQALRERLGVGGRTVGALPRGPRQNSRLGLPLLLMPEEARLLAEIGAVTLVSAPRPDPRQHSLALASFKRQQEQGFQEQSALAAEARETRRQELLEKIAEGQAAKKQKLEQESGTSGGQDAPGHPAAEENEEASASQTAGEQEEAGSSSPQPGPSNEVTPLPRSALLVQLATARPRPIKARPLDWRVQSKDWPHAGRPAHELRYSIYRDLWERGFFLSAAGKFGGDFLVYPALCHWKLLPASLLHPGDPLRFHAHYIAQCWAPGDPIPLQDLVSAGRLGTSVRKTLLLCSPQPDGKVVYTSLQWSSLQ, from the exons ATGAACCTTTCGAAGAGGGCGTGGTCTGCGCTAGG GAGGATGCTGGTGGTGGAGGTGGCGAATGGCCGCTCCCTGGTGTGGGGGGCCGAGGCCGTGCAGGCGCTACGCGAACGCCTAGGAGTAGGGGGCCGCACGGTGGGCGCCCTGCCCCGCGGGCCCCGCCAAAACTCGCGCCTGGGCCTCCCGCTGCTGCTGATGCCTGAAGAGGCGCGGCTCCTGGCTGAGATCGGCGCAGTGACCCTGGTCAGCGCCCCGCGCCCGGATCCCCGCCAACACAGCCTG GCTTTGGCATCCTTCAAGCGCCAGCAAGAGCAGGGCTTCCAGGAGCAAAGTGCTCTGGCAGCTGAGGCCCGTGAGACTCGTCGTCAGGAGCTCCTAGAGAAGATTGCAGAGGGCCAGGCTGCGAAGAAGCAGAAGCTGGAACAGGAATCAGGGACCAGTGGAGGCCAGGATGCCCCTGGGCACCCAGCTGCTGAAGAGAATGAGGAGGCCAGTGCTAGCCAGACTGCTGGAGAACAGGAGGAAGCAG GCTCTTCCTCTCCCCAGCCGGGGCCTTCAAATGAGGTCACCCCTTTGCCCAGGTCTGCCCTGCTCGTCCAGCTGGCCACTGCTAGACCTCGGCCCATCAAGGCTAGGCCCCTGGACTGGCGTGTCCAGTCCAAAGACTGGCCCCATGCTGGCCGTCCTGCCCACGAGCTTCGCTACAGCATCTACAGAGACCTGTGGGAGCGGGGCTTCTTCCTCAGTGCTGCTGGCAAGTTTGGGGGAGACTTCCTGGTGTATCCTG CTCTCTGCCATTGGAAACTGCTACCTGCCTCTCTCCTTCACCCAGGCGACCCGCTCCGTTTCCACGCCCACTACATCGCTCAGTGCTGGGCTCCCGGGGACCCCATCCCCCTCCAGGACCTCGTTTCTGCCGGCCGCCTCGGCACCAGCGTCAGAAAGACGCTGCTCCTTTGCTCTCCGCAGCCCGATGGTAAGGTAGTCTACACATCCCTGCAGTGGTCCAGCCTGCAGTGA
- the TSEN34 gene encoding tRNA-splicing endonuclease subunit Sen34 isoform X7, producing the protein MLVVEVANGRSLVWGAEAVQALRERLGVGGRTVGALPRGPRQNSRLGLPLLLMPEEARLLAEIGAVTLVSAPRPDPRQHSLALASFKRQQEQGFQEQSALAAEARETRRQELLEKIAEGQAAKKQKLEQESGTSGGQDAPGHPAAEENEEASASQTAGEQEEAGEGSSSPQPGPSNEVTPLPRSALLVQLATARPRPIKARPLDWRVQSKDWPHAGRPAHELRYSIYRDLWERGFFLSAAGKFGGDFLVYPGDPLRFHAHYIAQCWAPGDPIPLQDLVSAGRLGTSVRKTLLLCSPQPDGKVVYTSLQWSSLQ; encoded by the exons ATGCTGGTGGTGGAGGTGGCGAATGGCCGCTCCCTGGTGTGGGGGGCCGAGGCCGTGCAGGCGCTACGCGAACGCCTAGGAGTAGGGGGCCGCACGGTGGGCGCCCTGCCCCGCGGGCCCCGCCAAAACTCGCGCCTGGGCCTCCCGCTGCTGCTGATGCCTGAAGAGGCGCGGCTCCTGGCTGAGATCGGCGCAGTGACCCTGGTCAGCGCCCCGCGCCCGGATCCCCGCCAACACAGCCTG GCTTTGGCATCCTTCAAGCGCCAGCAAGAGCAGGGCTTCCAGGAGCAAAGTGCTCTGGCAGCTGAGGCCCGTGAGACTCGTCGTCAGGAGCTCCTAGAGAAGATTGCAGAGGGCCAGGCTGCGAAGAAGCAGAAGCTGGAACAGGAATCAGGGACCAGTGGAGGCCAGGATGCCCCTGGGCACCCAGCTGCTGAAGAGAATGAGGAGGCCAGTGCTAGCCAGACTGCTGGAGAACAGGAGGAAGCAGGTGAAG GCTCTTCCTCTCCCCAGCCGGGGCCTTCAAATGAGGTCACCCCTTTGCCCAGGTCTGCCCTGCTCGTCCAGCTGGCCACTGCTAGACCTCGGCCCATCAAGGCTAGGCCCCTGGACTGGCGTGTCCAGTCCAAAGACTGGCCCCATGCTGGCCGTCCTGCCCACGAGCTTCGCTACAGCATCTACAGAGACCTGTGGGAGCGGGGCTTCTTCCTCAGTGCTGCTGGCAAGTTTGGGGGAGACTTCCTGGTGTATCCTG GCGACCCGCTCCGTTTCCACGCCCACTACATCGCTCAGTGCTGGGCTCCCGGGGACCCCATCCCCCTCCAGGACCTCGTTTCTGCCGGCCGCCTCGGCACCAGCGTCAGAAAGACGCTGCTCCTTTGCTCTCCGCAGCCCGATGGTAAGGTAGTCTACACATCCCTGCAGTGGTCCAGCCTGCAGTGA
- the TSEN34 gene encoding tRNA-splicing endonuclease subunit Sen34 isoform X8: MLVVEVANGRSLVWGAEAVQALRERLGVGGRTVGALPRGPRQNSRLGLPLLLMPEEARLLAEIGAVTLVSAPRPDPRQHSLALASFKRQQEQGFQEQSALAAEARETRRQELLEKIAEGQAAKKQKLEQESGTSGGQDAPGHPAAEENEEASASQTAGEQEEAGSSSPQPGPSNEVTPLPRSALLVQLATARPRPIKARPLDWRVQSKDWPHAGRPAHELRYSIYRDLWERGFFLSAAGKFGGDFLVYPGDPLRFHAHYIAQCWAPGDPIPLQDLVSAGRLGTSVRKTLLLCSPQPDGKVVYTSLQWSSLQ; this comes from the exons ATGCTGGTGGTGGAGGTGGCGAATGGCCGCTCCCTGGTGTGGGGGGCCGAGGCCGTGCAGGCGCTACGCGAACGCCTAGGAGTAGGGGGCCGCACGGTGGGCGCCCTGCCCCGCGGGCCCCGCCAAAACTCGCGCCTGGGCCTCCCGCTGCTGCTGATGCCTGAAGAGGCGCGGCTCCTGGCTGAGATCGGCGCAGTGACCCTGGTCAGCGCCCCGCGCCCGGATCCCCGCCAACACAGCCTG GCTTTGGCATCCTTCAAGCGCCAGCAAGAGCAGGGCTTCCAGGAGCAAAGTGCTCTGGCAGCTGAGGCCCGTGAGACTCGTCGTCAGGAGCTCCTAGAGAAGATTGCAGAGGGCCAGGCTGCGAAGAAGCAGAAGCTGGAACAGGAATCAGGGACCAGTGGAGGCCAGGATGCCCCTGGGCACCCAGCTGCTGAAGAGAATGAGGAGGCCAGTGCTAGCCAGACTGCTGGAGAACAGGAGGAAGCAG GCTCTTCCTCTCCCCAGCCGGGGCCTTCAAATGAGGTCACCCCTTTGCCCAGGTCTGCCCTGCTCGTCCAGCTGGCCACTGCTAGACCTCGGCCCATCAAGGCTAGGCCCCTGGACTGGCGTGTCCAGTCCAAAGACTGGCCCCATGCTGGCCGTCCTGCCCACGAGCTTCGCTACAGCATCTACAGAGACCTGTGGGAGCGGGGCTTCTTCCTCAGTGCTGCTGGCAAGTTTGGGGGAGACTTCCTGGTGTATCCTG GCGACCCGCTCCGTTTCCACGCCCACTACATCGCTCAGTGCTGGGCTCCCGGGGACCCCATCCCCCTCCAGGACCTCGTTTCTGCCGGCCGCCTCGGCACCAGCGTCAGAAAGACGCTGCTCCTTTGCTCTCCGCAGCCCGATGGTAAGGTAGTCTACACATCCCTGCAGTGGTCCAGCCTGCAGTGA
- the TSEN34 gene encoding tRNA-splicing endonuclease subunit Sen34 isoform X1 has protein sequence MNLSKRAWSALGRMLVVEVANGRSLVWGAEAVQALRERLGVGGRTVGALPRGPRQNSRLGLPLLLMPEEARLLAEIGAVTLVSAPRPDPRQHSLALASFKRQQEQGFQEQSALAAEARETRRQELLEKIAEGQAAKKQKLEQESGTSGGQDAPGHPAAEENEEASASQTAGEQEEAGEGSSSPQPGPSNEVTPLPRSALLVQLATARPRPIKARPLDWRVQSKDWPHAGRPAHELRYSIYRDLWERGFFLSAAGKFGGDFLVYPALCHWKLLPASLLHPGDPLRFHAHYIAQCWAPGDPIPLQDLVSAGRLGTSVRKTLLLCSPQPDGKVVYTSLQWSSLQ, from the exons ATGAACCTTTCGAAGAGGGCGTGGTCTGCGCTAGG GAGGATGCTGGTGGTGGAGGTGGCGAATGGCCGCTCCCTGGTGTGGGGGGCCGAGGCCGTGCAGGCGCTACGCGAACGCCTAGGAGTAGGGGGCCGCACGGTGGGCGCCCTGCCCCGCGGGCCCCGCCAAAACTCGCGCCTGGGCCTCCCGCTGCTGCTGATGCCTGAAGAGGCGCGGCTCCTGGCTGAGATCGGCGCAGTGACCCTGGTCAGCGCCCCGCGCCCGGATCCCCGCCAACACAGCCTG GCTTTGGCATCCTTCAAGCGCCAGCAAGAGCAGGGCTTCCAGGAGCAAAGTGCTCTGGCAGCTGAGGCCCGTGAGACTCGTCGTCAGGAGCTCCTAGAGAAGATTGCAGAGGGCCAGGCTGCGAAGAAGCAGAAGCTGGAACAGGAATCAGGGACCAGTGGAGGCCAGGATGCCCCTGGGCACCCAGCTGCTGAAGAGAATGAGGAGGCCAGTGCTAGCCAGACTGCTGGAGAACAGGAGGAAGCAGGTGAAG GCTCTTCCTCTCCCCAGCCGGGGCCTTCAAATGAGGTCACCCCTTTGCCCAGGTCTGCCCTGCTCGTCCAGCTGGCCACTGCTAGACCTCGGCCCATCAAGGCTAGGCCCCTGGACTGGCGTGTCCAGTCCAAAGACTGGCCCCATGCTGGCCGTCCTGCCCACGAGCTTCGCTACAGCATCTACAGAGACCTGTGGGAGCGGGGCTTCTTCCTCAGTGCTGCTGGCAAGTTTGGGGGAGACTTCCTGGTGTATCCTG CTCTCTGCCATTGGAAACTGCTACCTGCCTCTCTCCTTCACCCAGGCGACCCGCTCCGTTTCCACGCCCACTACATCGCTCAGTGCTGGGCTCCCGGGGACCCCATCCCCCTCCAGGACCTCGTTTCTGCCGGCCGCCTCGGCACCAGCGTCAGAAAGACGCTGCTCCTTTGCTCTCCGCAGCCCGATGGTAAGGTAGTCTACACATCCCTGCAGTGGTCCAGCCTGCAGTGA
- the TSEN34 gene encoding tRNA-splicing endonuclease subunit Sen34 isoform X3, translating to MLVVEVANGRSLVWGAEAVQALRERLGVGGRTVGALPRGPRQNSRLGLPLLLMPEEARLLAEIGAVTLVSAPRPDPRQHSLALASFKRQQEQGFQEQSALAAEARETRRQELLEKIAEGQAAKKQKLEQESGTSGGQDAPGHPAAEENEEASASQTAGEQEEAGEGSSSPQPGPSNEVTPLPRSALLVQLATARPRPIKARPLDWRVQSKDWPHAGRPAHELRYSIYRDLWERGFFLSAAGKFGGDFLVYPALCHWKLLPASLLHPGDPLRFHAHYIAQCWAPGDPIPLQDLVSAGRLGTSVRKTLLLCSPQPDGKVVYTSLQWSSLQ from the exons ATGCTGGTGGTGGAGGTGGCGAATGGCCGCTCCCTGGTGTGGGGGGCCGAGGCCGTGCAGGCGCTACGCGAACGCCTAGGAGTAGGGGGCCGCACGGTGGGCGCCCTGCCCCGCGGGCCCCGCCAAAACTCGCGCCTGGGCCTCCCGCTGCTGCTGATGCCTGAAGAGGCGCGGCTCCTGGCTGAGATCGGCGCAGTGACCCTGGTCAGCGCCCCGCGCCCGGATCCCCGCCAACACAGCCTG GCTTTGGCATCCTTCAAGCGCCAGCAAGAGCAGGGCTTCCAGGAGCAAAGTGCTCTGGCAGCTGAGGCCCGTGAGACTCGTCGTCAGGAGCTCCTAGAGAAGATTGCAGAGGGCCAGGCTGCGAAGAAGCAGAAGCTGGAACAGGAATCAGGGACCAGTGGAGGCCAGGATGCCCCTGGGCACCCAGCTGCTGAAGAGAATGAGGAGGCCAGTGCTAGCCAGACTGCTGGAGAACAGGAGGAAGCAGGTGAAG GCTCTTCCTCTCCCCAGCCGGGGCCTTCAAATGAGGTCACCCCTTTGCCCAGGTCTGCCCTGCTCGTCCAGCTGGCCACTGCTAGACCTCGGCCCATCAAGGCTAGGCCCCTGGACTGGCGTGTCCAGTCCAAAGACTGGCCCCATGCTGGCCGTCCTGCCCACGAGCTTCGCTACAGCATCTACAGAGACCTGTGGGAGCGGGGCTTCTTCCTCAGTGCTGCTGGCAAGTTTGGGGGAGACTTCCTGGTGTATCCTG CTCTCTGCCATTGGAAACTGCTACCTGCCTCTCTCCTTCACCCAGGCGACCCGCTCCGTTTCCACGCCCACTACATCGCTCAGTGCTGGGCTCCCGGGGACCCCATCCCCCTCCAGGACCTCGTTTCTGCCGGCCGCCTCGGCACCAGCGTCAGAAAGACGCTGCTCCTTTGCTCTCCGCAGCCCGATGGTAAGGTAGTCTACACATCCCTGCAGTGGTCCAGCCTGCAGTGA
- the TSEN34 gene encoding tRNA-splicing endonuclease subunit Sen34 isoform X5: MLVVEVANGRSLVWGAEAVQALRERLGVGGRTVGALPRGPRQNSRLGLPLLLMPEEARLLAEIGAVTLVSAPRPDPRQHSLALASFKRQQEQGFQEQSALAAEARETRRQELLEKIAEGQAAKKQKLEQESGTSGGQDAPGHPAAEENEEASASQTAGEQEEAGSSSPQPGPSNEVTPLPRSALLVQLATARPRPIKARPLDWRVQSKDWPHAGRPAHELRYSIYRDLWERGFFLSAAGKFGGDFLVYPALCHWKLLPASLLHPGDPLRFHAHYIAQCWAPGDPIPLQDLVSAGRLGTSVRKTLLLCSPQPDGKVVYTSLQWSSLQ, translated from the exons ATGCTGGTGGTGGAGGTGGCGAATGGCCGCTCCCTGGTGTGGGGGGCCGAGGCCGTGCAGGCGCTACGCGAACGCCTAGGAGTAGGGGGCCGCACGGTGGGCGCCCTGCCCCGCGGGCCCCGCCAAAACTCGCGCCTGGGCCTCCCGCTGCTGCTGATGCCTGAAGAGGCGCGGCTCCTGGCTGAGATCGGCGCAGTGACCCTGGTCAGCGCCCCGCGCCCGGATCCCCGCCAACACAGCCTG GCTTTGGCATCCTTCAAGCGCCAGCAAGAGCAGGGCTTCCAGGAGCAAAGTGCTCTGGCAGCTGAGGCCCGTGAGACTCGTCGTCAGGAGCTCCTAGAGAAGATTGCAGAGGGCCAGGCTGCGAAGAAGCAGAAGCTGGAACAGGAATCAGGGACCAGTGGAGGCCAGGATGCCCCTGGGCACCCAGCTGCTGAAGAGAATGAGGAGGCCAGTGCTAGCCAGACTGCTGGAGAACAGGAGGAAGCAG GCTCTTCCTCTCCCCAGCCGGGGCCTTCAAATGAGGTCACCCCTTTGCCCAGGTCTGCCCTGCTCGTCCAGCTGGCCACTGCTAGACCTCGGCCCATCAAGGCTAGGCCCCTGGACTGGCGTGTCCAGTCCAAAGACTGGCCCCATGCTGGCCGTCCTGCCCACGAGCTTCGCTACAGCATCTACAGAGACCTGTGGGAGCGGGGCTTCTTCCTCAGTGCTGCTGGCAAGTTTGGGGGAGACTTCCTGGTGTATCCTG CTCTCTGCCATTGGAAACTGCTACCTGCCTCTCTCCTTCACCCAGGCGACCCGCTCCGTTTCCACGCCCACTACATCGCTCAGTGCTGGGCTCCCGGGGACCCCATCCCCCTCCAGGACCTCGTTTCTGCCGGCCGCCTCGGCACCAGCGTCAGAAAGACGCTGCTCCTTTGCTCTCCGCAGCCCGATGGTAAGGTAGTCTACACATCCCTGCAGTGGTCCAGCCTGCAGTGA
- the TSEN34 gene encoding tRNA-splicing endonuclease subunit Sen34 isoform X6: MNLSKRAWSALGRMLVVEVANGRSLVWGAEAVQALRERLGVGGRTVGALPRGPRQNSRLGLPLLLMPEEARLLAEIGAVTLVSAPRPDPRQHSLALASFKRQQEQGFQEQSALAAEARETRRQELLEKIAEGQAAKKQKLEQESGTSGGQDAPGHPAAEENEEASASQTAGEQEEAGSSSPQPGPSNEVTPLPRSALLVQLATARPRPIKARPLDWRVQSKDWPHAGRPAHELRYSIYRDLWERGFFLSAAGKFGGDFLVYPGDPLRFHAHYIAQCWAPGDPIPLQDLVSAGRLGTSVRKTLLLCSPQPDGKVVYTSLQWSSLQ; encoded by the exons ATGAACCTTTCGAAGAGGGCGTGGTCTGCGCTAGG GAGGATGCTGGTGGTGGAGGTGGCGAATGGCCGCTCCCTGGTGTGGGGGGCCGAGGCCGTGCAGGCGCTACGCGAACGCCTAGGAGTAGGGGGCCGCACGGTGGGCGCCCTGCCCCGCGGGCCCCGCCAAAACTCGCGCCTGGGCCTCCCGCTGCTGCTGATGCCTGAAGAGGCGCGGCTCCTGGCTGAGATCGGCGCAGTGACCCTGGTCAGCGCCCCGCGCCCGGATCCCCGCCAACACAGCCTG GCTTTGGCATCCTTCAAGCGCCAGCAAGAGCAGGGCTTCCAGGAGCAAAGTGCTCTGGCAGCTGAGGCCCGTGAGACTCGTCGTCAGGAGCTCCTAGAGAAGATTGCAGAGGGCCAGGCTGCGAAGAAGCAGAAGCTGGAACAGGAATCAGGGACCAGTGGAGGCCAGGATGCCCCTGGGCACCCAGCTGCTGAAGAGAATGAGGAGGCCAGTGCTAGCCAGACTGCTGGAGAACAGGAGGAAGCAG GCTCTTCCTCTCCCCAGCCGGGGCCTTCAAATGAGGTCACCCCTTTGCCCAGGTCTGCCCTGCTCGTCCAGCTGGCCACTGCTAGACCTCGGCCCATCAAGGCTAGGCCCCTGGACTGGCGTGTCCAGTCCAAAGACTGGCCCCATGCTGGCCGTCCTGCCCACGAGCTTCGCTACAGCATCTACAGAGACCTGTGGGAGCGGGGCTTCTTCCTCAGTGCTGCTGGCAAGTTTGGGGGAGACTTCCTGGTGTATCCTG GCGACCCGCTCCGTTTCCACGCCCACTACATCGCTCAGTGCTGGGCTCCCGGGGACCCCATCCCCCTCCAGGACCTCGTTTCTGCCGGCCGCCTCGGCACCAGCGTCAGAAAGACGCTGCTCCTTTGCTCTCCGCAGCCCGATGGTAAGGTAGTCTACACATCCCTGCAGTGGTCCAGCCTGCAGTGA
- the TSEN34 gene encoding tRNA-splicing endonuclease subunit Sen34 isoform X4 — protein sequence MNLSKRAWSALGRMLVVEVANGRSLVWGAEAVQALRERLGVGGRTVGALPRGPRQNSRLGLPLLLMPEEARLLAEIGAVTLVSAPRPDPRQHSLALASFKRQQEQGFQEQSALAAEARETRRQELLEKIAEGQAAKKQKLEQESGTSGGQDAPGHPAAEENEEASASQTAGEQEEAGEGSSSPQPGPSNEVTPLPRSALLVQLATARPRPIKARPLDWRVQSKDWPHAGRPAHELRYSIYRDLWERGFFLSAAGKFGGDFLVYPGDPLRFHAHYIAQCWAPGDPIPLQDLVSAGRLGTSVRKTLLLCSPQPDGKVVYTSLQWSSLQ from the exons ATGAACCTTTCGAAGAGGGCGTGGTCTGCGCTAGG GAGGATGCTGGTGGTGGAGGTGGCGAATGGCCGCTCCCTGGTGTGGGGGGCCGAGGCCGTGCAGGCGCTACGCGAACGCCTAGGAGTAGGGGGCCGCACGGTGGGCGCCCTGCCCCGCGGGCCCCGCCAAAACTCGCGCCTGGGCCTCCCGCTGCTGCTGATGCCTGAAGAGGCGCGGCTCCTGGCTGAGATCGGCGCAGTGACCCTGGTCAGCGCCCCGCGCCCGGATCCCCGCCAACACAGCCTG GCTTTGGCATCCTTCAAGCGCCAGCAAGAGCAGGGCTTCCAGGAGCAAAGTGCTCTGGCAGCTGAGGCCCGTGAGACTCGTCGTCAGGAGCTCCTAGAGAAGATTGCAGAGGGCCAGGCTGCGAAGAAGCAGAAGCTGGAACAGGAATCAGGGACCAGTGGAGGCCAGGATGCCCCTGGGCACCCAGCTGCTGAAGAGAATGAGGAGGCCAGTGCTAGCCAGACTGCTGGAGAACAGGAGGAAGCAGGTGAAG GCTCTTCCTCTCCCCAGCCGGGGCCTTCAAATGAGGTCACCCCTTTGCCCAGGTCTGCCCTGCTCGTCCAGCTGGCCACTGCTAGACCTCGGCCCATCAAGGCTAGGCCCCTGGACTGGCGTGTCCAGTCCAAAGACTGGCCCCATGCTGGCCGTCCTGCCCACGAGCTTCGCTACAGCATCTACAGAGACCTGTGGGAGCGGGGCTTCTTCCTCAGTGCTGCTGGCAAGTTTGGGGGAGACTTCCTGGTGTATCCTG GCGACCCGCTCCGTTTCCACGCCCACTACATCGCTCAGTGCTGGGCTCCCGGGGACCCCATCCCCCTCCAGGACCTCGTTTCTGCCGGCCGCCTCGGCACCAGCGTCAGAAAGACGCTGCTCCTTTGCTCTCCGCAGCCCGATGGTAAGGTAGTCTACACATCCCTGCAGTGGTCCAGCCTGCAGTGA